A portion of the Syntrophorhabdus sp. genome contains these proteins:
- a CDS encoding undecaprenyl-phosphate glucose phosphotransferase, translated as MLRSSTGLMQSHYSKLGMAFRIADIFWIVSSILVATWVNDCPWNPYFSFFTVCAMVLFYFMARANGLYKSWRVTSLWKETETVIIVWTCVAFLVLFIVFLMKLPDIHLRRVFVSWFVLAQILLIFWRVLVRAALREYRSRGRNYRTVVIAGAGDLGTGLARTILGAPWMGYRIKGFYDDNKEAGSMPLPGSGIRVLGDLDRMIEDARRERIDLVYIALPMRFEGKIRKVLKGLSNTAVSAYLAPDFLTFDILHARMVDMNGIPTISIYEDPFDSASGWVKRLEDVVVSSLILIMISPVMVAIALAIKLTSPGPVFFKQRRYGARGDEIMVWKFRTMTVLEDGDVIRQASRNDTRVTKIGAFLRRTSLDELPQFINVLQGTMSIVGPRPHATAHNEYYRNIIPGYMLRHKVKPGITGWAQINGYRGETDTLEKMEKRVEYDLRYIKNWTFWFDIKIIFATVFKGFVDKNAY; from the coding sequence ATGCTGAGGTCTTCGACAGGACTCATGCAATCGCACTATTCCAAGCTCGGGATGGCTTTCCGCATCGCCGACATCTTCTGGATCGTGAGCAGCATACTTGTGGCCACGTGGGTCAACGACTGTCCGTGGAACCCGTACTTCAGCTTTTTCACAGTGTGCGCGATGGTCCTCTTCTACTTCATGGCCCGGGCGAACGGGCTCTACAAGTCCTGGCGGGTCACGTCCCTGTGGAAGGAGACGGAAACGGTCATTATTGTCTGGACCTGTGTGGCGTTCCTCGTCCTCTTCATCGTCTTCCTCATGAAGCTTCCCGACATCCACCTGAGACGGGTCTTCGTATCCTGGTTCGTCCTCGCCCAGATACTGCTCATCTTCTGGCGCGTCCTGGTGCGGGCCGCATTGAGGGAATACCGCAGCAGGGGCAGGAACTACCGCACCGTGGTCATCGCCGGGGCGGGGGACCTTGGGACGGGGCTCGCCCGGACGATACTCGGCGCTCCCTGGATGGGCTACAGGATAAAGGGCTTCTACGACGATAACAAGGAGGCAGGCAGCATGCCCCTGCCGGGAAGCGGCATCAGGGTCCTCGGGGACCTCGACAGGATGATCGAGGACGCCCGCAGGGAGAGGATAGACCTCGTGTACATCGCCCTGCCCATGCGGTTCGAGGGGAAGATACGGAAGGTCCTGAAGGGTCTCTCGAACACGGCCGTCTCCGCCTACCTCGCCCCGGACTTCCTCACCTTCGACATCCTCCACGCCCGCATGGTGGATATGAACGGGATACCGACGATAAGCATCTACGAGGACCCCTTCGACAGCGCGAGCGGGTGGGTCAAGCGTCTGGAGGACGTGGTCGTCAGCTCCCTCATCCTCATCATGATCTCCCCCGTCATGGTCGCCATCGCCCTCGCCATCAAGCTCACCTCACCAGGCCCCGTCTTCTTCAAGCAGAGGCGCTACGGGGCAAGGGGTGACGAGATCATGGTCTGGAAGTTCCGCACCATGACGGTCCTCGAGGACGGCGACGTGATACGCCAGGCGAGCAGGAACGACACGCGGGTAACGAAGATAGGGGCCTTCCTCAGGCGCACCTCCCTCGACGAGCTGCCCCAGTTCATCAACGTCCTCCAGGGGACGATGTCCATCGTCGGCCCCCGTCCCCACGCCACGGCCCACAACGAGTACTACCGCAACATCATCCCCGGCTACATGCTCCGCCACAAGGTGAAGCCGGGCATAACGGGCTGGGCCCAGATCAACGGCTACCGGGGGGAGACGGACACCCTGGAGAAGATGGAGAAGAGGGTCGAGTACGACCTGAGGTACATCAAAAACTGGAC
- a CDS encoding WecB/TagA/CpsF family glycosyltransferase, translating to MALKSLPKTQVLDVSIHALSWHAVLKSIAGWVSRRESRVVCLCNVHSVVTAGRNAEFARVVTEADIAAPDGAPIAWMISRLRNTEQPRINGPDLMLRYCGEAQARSEPIFLYGASELTLASLKENLLQAYPGLQIAGAISPPFRPLTPEEDSSIVARINASGARVVFVSLGCPKQELWMAEHRNRIRAVMIGVGAAFDYHAGTLKRAPRLMQNLGLEWFHRFLSEPRRLWRRYLVTNTIFMARAFLQLIGSGRRPDRSVTPYGPLIVPQPFPEQSGKKE from the coding sequence ATGGCCTTGAAAAGTTTGCCGAAGACTCAGGTATTGGATGTGTCGATCCATGCTCTATCGTGGCACGCGGTACTAAAGAGCATAGCTGGCTGGGTTTCCAGAAGAGAATCCAGGGTGGTTTGCCTGTGCAATGTTCATTCGGTCGTGACGGCAGGAAGGAACGCCGAATTCGCACGAGTTGTAACGGAGGCCGACATAGCTGCCCCCGATGGCGCGCCGATAGCCTGGATGATCAGCCGTTTGAGGAATACAGAACAACCACGCATCAATGGGCCTGATCTGATGTTGCGCTATTGCGGGGAAGCGCAAGCCCGGTCGGAGCCCATATTTCTGTACGGCGCATCGGAGTTGACGTTGGCGTCGCTGAAAGAGAACCTGCTCCAGGCGTATCCCGGTCTGCAGATAGCCGGGGCCATCTCCCCTCCCTTTCGACCGTTGACACCGGAAGAAGATTCTTCGATCGTCGCGCGGATCAACGCTTCAGGGGCCAGGGTCGTTTTTGTCAGCCTTGGCTGTCCGAAGCAGGAGTTGTGGATGGCCGAGCACAGGAATCGTATCCGTGCGGTGATGATCGGTGTCGGCGCGGCGTTCGACTATCATGCCGGAACTCTCAAACGCGCACCGAGACTAATGCAGAATCTGGGTCTGGAATGGTTCCACAGGTTCTTGTCGGAACCGCGCCGATTGTGGCGCCGGTACCTTGTCACGAATACGATATTTATGGCCCGGGCATTTTTGCAGTTGATAGGGAGCGGGCGAAGACCAGATCGATCTGTGACCCCGTATGGTCCTCTCATCGTTCCACAACCCTTCCCTGAACAATCCGGCAAGAAGGAATAA
- a CDS encoding glycosyltransferase family 4 protein has translation MKILLVHNFYRSSMPSGENAVFLDEAALLRRRGHEVIEFRRRSDEISEGGPIGTLKGALSTPWNPFAAERMRKVLLAEQPDVMHVHNFFPLLSPAIFYAANGLETSTVMTLHNYRLFCAAGIPMREGQPCTQCLTRKSVVPALRYGCYRGSRVATVPMVLMIELHRAMKTWADQVDAFVALSDFQRRLMAQAGLPEEAIHVKPQFYPDPPEAQPWRSRENRIIFIGRLSEEKGVRILIEAWRAWGASAPHLEIVGDGPLKSVLTKASADAGLSSKICFAGQLPFDEAQRHLFGARVLLLPSLCFEGFPMVIREAFALAVPVIASRLGPLPGIVPEGVAGALFRPGDPGDLLGVLRSLWDDQHRLAELARGARGLFEEKYTADSNYRTLIDVYEIAIRRRQRKNHTDLRCGWNHVLARA, from the coding sequence TTGAAGATATTGCTCGTTCATAATTTTTACCGGTCTTCCATGCCAAGCGGAGAAAACGCCGTGTTTCTGGACGAAGCAGCCTTGTTGAGAAGGAGAGGACACGAGGTCATTGAATTCAGAAGGCGCAGCGATGAGATCAGCGAAGGGGGTCCGATTGGAACTCTTAAAGGGGCTCTGAGTACGCCCTGGAATCCGTTTGCAGCGGAGAGAATGCGCAAGGTGTTGCTTGCGGAGCAACCAGATGTTATGCACGTGCATAACTTCTTCCCACTGCTGTCACCTGCCATATTCTATGCCGCGAACGGTCTCGAGACCTCCACGGTCATGACCTTGCACAATTATCGCTTGTTTTGTGCCGCGGGTATTCCCATGAGAGAAGGCCAACCATGCACTCAGTGTCTGACCAGGAAGAGCGTTGTCCCGGCGCTGCGCTACGGTTGTTACCGGGGGAGCCGGGTTGCTACCGTTCCCATGGTGTTGATGATCGAGCTTCATCGGGCCATGAAGACCTGGGCAGATCAGGTGGATGCCTTTGTCGCGCTGAGTGACTTCCAGCGGCGTCTTATGGCCCAAGCTGGTCTGCCCGAAGAGGCAATACACGTGAAACCCCAGTTCTATCCGGATCCTCCTGAGGCACAACCCTGGAGATCGCGCGAGAACAGGATCATCTTCATTGGAAGGTTAAGCGAGGAAAAAGGGGTGCGGATCTTGATCGAGGCCTGGCGGGCCTGGGGTGCCAGCGCACCGCATCTGGAGATTGTCGGAGATGGCCCTCTCAAGAGCGTTCTGACCAAAGCTTCGGCTGATGCGGGACTCTCCAGCAAGATCTGCTTTGCGGGACAGCTTCCATTCGATGAGGCACAGAGACATCTGTTCGGCGCCCGAGTTCTTCTGTTACCCTCTCTCTGCTTCGAGGGTTTTCCCATGGTGATCCGCGAGGCTTTTGCTCTGGCGGTTCCGGTGATTGCCTCCCGGCTTGGACCGTTGCCGGGCATCGTACCCGAGGGAGTCGCAGGAGCTCTGTTCCGGCCGGGAGATCCGGGAGACCTTCTGGGTGTACTACGTTCTCTGTGGGACGATCAACATCGCCTGGCAGAATTGGCGAGGGGAGCACGAGGCCTCTTTGAAGAGAAATACACGGCAGACAGCAACTACAGGACCCTTATTGACGTCTACGAGATCGCGATTAGACGGCGGCAACGGAAAAACCACACAGATCTCCGGTGTGGCTGGAATCATGTTCTGGCACGCGCGTAG